From Misgurnus anguillicaudatus unplaced genomic scaffold, ASM2758022v2 HiC_scaffold_31, whole genome shotgun sequence:
CAGCTGGTGTCTCTGGATCTCATCAGTAGTTCGGCGGGTAACTGCGCCTGCGGAGCTCCTGCGCAGACGCCCGGAGGAGCCGGCAagatgcaaagcattctgggagaGAGTTTAGAGCGTCTTCACCGTGTGCTGGTGCCGTTCACAAGACAAGTGCTGCAGAACCAACAGGCGGACGCTGCTAACCGGCTCAACAGTGTTCACTGTCACAGTCTGGACCTCTTCATTAACCAGGTGACAACTATTCACATCCATCACTGTATCGACCAATCAAATCTGTTCATTTTCTAATGTAATCTGTGTTTGTGATCAGGCGTTTGACATGCAGCGAGATCTTCAGATCACACCACGCCGTCTGGAGTACACGCGTGAGAAAGAAGGCGAGCTCTTCTCCTCTCTCATGGCCATCGCCAACAAAAAACAAGAAGAGATGAAGGAGATGATCGTGGAGACGCTCGCCAGTATGAAGGAGCAGCTGCTGGAGGACGCCGCTAATCTGGAGTTtcaaggtcagaggttaaagaaTGTGTGTTACGTCATCACACGTGTCAAGCACCTGCagctttttaaaggttttgtgatgatgtcatcatagggtgtgtgtgtgtgtgtgtttgtgtacacCTACACTCAAACCTTCATTGTTTTATATAGTGTGTTGAGTTGTGGCATTAGTGTGTTGTGTGTGATGTTATTTATGTGTAGTCTTGACACGCACAAccttaaaaaaacacagaatgcTGCACTTCCCACTTCTGCAAATACTGCGTGTGTCTGCTTCTGCACTGATCTCAAACGTGACTGAATTAAAGGGGAAATCCATTGACgcgtgtgtgcgtttgtgtgtgtgtgtgtgtgtgtgtgtgttatctaCAGTAAATCATTATTGCCCTGTTAGTGTAAAAACAACTACAGCAATTCACAGTTGATGAGACTCAAtgtgaacacaaacaaaagTAAAAGAGTGAaataactctctctctctctctctctctttttctcgcTCTGTTTCTCGGTCTGTCACTTTGTATTTCTCTCGGTCTGTTGATGTCGGCTGTATCctgttatattttttctctttgtATAATCTGGGTCAGGTTGCTTTCATGCGTGCAGAGTTTGGTTTAAGTCTCATTGaaagttaatgttgttaaatacacacacacacacataatgtaGACTGAAGTGTTAAATGATTAACAGGTATTGACACGTGTTAAAGTGTTATCTAGGTTGATATCTCACTAGGCTTTAGTAAGAGAGCTGAGGTCTGCTTTCATCTGTATGTTTGTAGATATCATCATGACATCTAACGGAGATCCTGTGAGCTCTAAAGACATCAAAGTTTGTATAAATCAGATTCAGGATCTGATCGTGAACCGACTCAATCAAGCCGTGGCCAATAAACTCACCAGTTCAGTGGATTACCTGAGAGAAAGCTTTGTGGGAACGCTGGAGAGATGTCTGGCCAGTCTGGAGAAATCCACCACTGAGTCATGTGTTCATAACGTCACATCTAACCATCTTAAACAggtacacaacacacacaacacaacacacgtCAGTCTCCAGTCATGACTGTTAGTAACACTGTGTGTGTCTTGTGTCAGATTCTGAACGCTGCGTATAACGTCGAGGTGACGTTTCGTTCGGGTTCCTCGGTCACGTGGCTGTTCTGGGAGCAGATCAAACAGGTACAATCACAAATACCCACAATGCACCTGAGCTGTGTCAGTCATTGAAGAGTCTGTGGATcaaatctgtttgtttgtctgtgtgtagATCATTCACAGGATAACTTGGGTCAATCCTCCGTCTATAACTCCAGAATGGAAGCGTAAAGTCGCTCAGGATGCTATAGAGAGTCTCAGCGCTCCTAAACTGGCCAAGAGTATCTGCTCACAGTTCAGGACGCGACTCAACAGCTCACATGAAGCATTCGCTGCTTCACTTAGacaggtaacacacacacacacacacacacacacacacacacacacacatatatatatacagagttcccacaggtccttgaaatccttgaaagtttgtggcCCTGggaagtagggctgtcacaatgattaaataatcgtctcatcgcaatagtttgacctcatcgcgaagatttcagatcaccgcaatgattgcacatctctctaaaaaacacaagggggagctgcagtgcaTGTGTAAAAGAGAcattatcagattacttttaaatatgtgttatttgtagtaatatttactgccaggtaaaccttgcaaaagatttaatttaaatcccaacaatgtgtgaaaatgatttcataaacaaagaaaaatgtatgagaattaaatgtcaaagcaataaaacagacaattaatcgtcttAATAGacacattttattaggcaataaacCATCAATAAAAATTTCATAACCATGACAGCCCTActgggaagtttttaaaaaatatccatacatagatacaggtcattgaaagttcttgaatctattttatgtaagacgttttctggaaaaaaaatccatattattccctgtgtagtgtaggataatatcataaaaattctagactttttaatcacacgtgctaaactgttcactttaaatgtttatatcttctttATGTGAATcttgatttataccaaaatgcttttttgcatagttgtgtttgacacatgaaagcgtcgcgggttacgtatgtaactgttgttccctgagaagggaacgagacgctgcgtctcccttttTCATACTTCCTGCATTCCTGTAACGCCGTCATTgacaatattttagatagcgatatacttcctgactcccacgtcaccctgtctttgttgttaagtatcaccattggttaaatttgatatacacattcagacgcacttacccctggaggcgtccccaaagtgtcaccacaatgacgcagcgcgagttccctcttAAAAGgttacacaatgtaaccttgatctcacttgaaatgtgtccccacatttagtccttgaatttgagggtattggacctggaaagtccttgaaaggtccttgaatttaaagttaactaagatgtgggaaccctgcatttATACACAATCACACAAACAGCTTTATCCACATTTCACATCTCATTATTGTGTATTTCATTGCGATTGTGTGTGTTTAGCTGGAGGAGGGTCACACCGGACGTTTGGAGCGTACTGAAGATCTCTGGTTGCGAGTGAGGAAGGATCACGCCCCACGACTCGCCCGTCTTTCACTGGAGAGCCGATCGCTCAGAGATATTGTCCTGAATGGtaccacaaacaaacacacacacaatcataataacaacaacagttcaacacaaaatactttaaataacaaacacaagctgggtttccattcaaaaaaagaaaaatttaaggtgcagtgtgtaaattttagtgacatctagtggtgaggttgcgaattgcaccCAGCGCTCAGTCCACCATTCAgggaaacgcatagagaagctacggtagccgccacaggacaaacatgttatcATCGAAgacaaataagtaaaaaaagtttgtctgttaagggcttctgtagaaacatggcggcacaaaatggcgacttccatgtaaggagaccctcagtgtatgtaaataaaaatatctcattctaagataataaacacataacagttcaatataaaaaggtctttatacacccctgataatatagttttgtatattattttgcatttctgtctagagatccttctaaaagttacacactgcacctttaagtggtATCAGTAATCTAGTaagcaacagtaaataaatcaaAGCACACTTAGACTGTAAGTTATACATTGAAACACATCATTATCTTTTCTTCATTTCTAACACTAGTTTAGTCAGACGTTAAGACTCGACTGTAAAAAACCACACCACACTTACACATCACATCACACCCAAACGCTTTTCTCAGAAACACTTTTCCTTTCATATTAACAAACCACTCATTTCATAACCTGACAATAAGCTCTGATTCATTCtctcgctctctgtctctctttttttctctctctttttttctctgtgGTTTTGTAGGAAAGCCCAAGTTGGGTCGTGAGTTGGGTCGTGGTCAGTATGGTGTTGTGTATCTGTGTGATAACTGGGGTGGACATCACCCGTGTGCACTTAAATCTGTGGTGCCACCGGATGACAAACACTGGAACGACCTCGCGCTGGAGTTTCATTACACAAGGTAACATCATCACTGCTGCCCCCTAGTGAGGGAACTACAGATGTGCACTACAAATATCATTCATAGATACCCTACACCTAAACAATCGCTTATTAAACCTATaacagtgcattctgggatagATACTCTCTGAGCTGTGACGTGTCATGACTTTATCTCTCAGGTCTCTTCCTAAACACGAGCGGTTAGTGAATCTTCACGGGTCGGTCATCGATCACTCGTATGGTGACGGCTCCAGTACGGCAGTTCTGTTGATTATGGAGCGGTTACACCGAGATCTCTACACCGGACTGAAGGTACAATAATAACTAAATATACCGCCGCAGTATCTGAGATCAGAAGGAGTCTGATAATCGTCCGTGTCTTTCAGGCGGGTCTGTCTCTGAAGGAGAGGTTACTGATCGCTCTGGATGTGGTGGAAGGGATTCGGTTTCTGCACGGTCAGGGTCTCCTCCATCGTGACATCAAACTCAAGAACGTTCTGGTGAAGAACCGTCATCGATCGCCTCTTTATCTCCATCTCATCAACGTAAAGTTTCTCTAACGActcttctgtgtgtttgtgtctatAGTTGGACAGACAGAATCGGGCCAAGATCACAGATTTGGGTTTCTGTAAGCCAGAGGCGATGATGTCAGGCAGTATAGTGGGAACGCCCATACACATGGCACCAGAGCTCTTCACAGGTCTCTCACACACGCATGTTTCCTGTACAATgactcacacaaacacaacgATGAAATAACACAagagcgtgtgtgtgttttcaggAAAGTATGATAATTCAGTGGACGTGTATGCGTTTGGGATTCTCTTCTGGTATCTCTGTACTGGGTCTGTCAAACTCCCAGAAGCCTTTGAGAGATGTGCCAGTAAAGATCAACTGTGGACCAATGTCAAGAAAGGTCAGAAATCTTCCTGACTTCCATATAAGAAAGTATTTCACTTATTTATATACTTTACCTGTgctaaaaaaatgtgtgtttcagGTTCACGGCCGGAGCGTTTGCCGACATTTGATGAGGAATGCTGGCAGCTCATGGAAGCGTGCTGGAACGGCAACCCTTCCCAAAGACCTCTGCTAGGAATCGTGCAGCCCAGCCTGCAAAGCATTATGGACCGTTTGTGTGACAATTCTAACCAAAAGAGCGGACAACTCGACGACTCAAACTGACATACACACTCCAAAACACGCGCACACAGTATAGTTTCACAAGAGCTGTTAGGTCTGGTATATTTGTACAAAAAAAGTGGATGGACTTTCTTTGACGGACATCATAGGAAATCATTGCGTGTCATATTTACAGGCAGCGAGCACAGATGAGTTGCGTTGCATGTTTCATAACTGCTGCTTCATAGGAACCCTAGAGATATTTTACATATTGTTAAGTCTGTGTGTTACATatgaaatattaatttttaGATGCTGTTTAGACTGGTTTACTGTTATACTGAGacacttttttaataaaatgatttGGATGGAGACACTTCTGGCCTGAATTGATTTTAAGTGTTAATTGATGTATGTACATCCTcatatccctgctgaaaaacaatacCAGAGTTTTATTGGGTTTAATGGAATATGGCTCAAAAttcactacagtgtagtggttttaatggtaaaagctaatggttccattagaattttctgtaatggttttattgttttttttttcagcagggatcaaattattgctttgttttgttttacaaaTGTATGCTTTTATCAATGCTTTACTTATATTTGTTGCTTTCTTTGTGTCCAGTCGTATCTTATTAAAAGCTTTACTTGTTTATTTGAAAGAAACACATTTCATTACAGTACtgcagggatgacgtatttttgtaggccaacacCGGAAGTTAGCGTGACGCTGTTTGCAAAAAAACTATTAATTTTTCctcatagacttttggattattattacaaaaaataagatctgtgtttatcaaaagtttatgacactatcacgttttgtccaacaagataatcTTAACGGATGaaaacaacttttatgaattttgaagtctaatatgttttgtttttatttctagtAAGCGCACTTGAActtcaaaaataataaaagttgtgttcatttTTTAAGATTAAGTTGTTGGGCAAAACgtgtaagtgtcataaacttttgttaaacacagagtttttttattattattattattatttgcgataatccaaaagtctgagaaaaatgaatgggctttttggcggTTCTGACTAGAGGGTATACAGATACggccaaatctcgcgagatgttgggtttagaggATGGAAAACAGC
This genomic window contains:
- the dstyk gene encoding dual serine/threonine and tyrosine protein kinase — protein: MENPQRSGPLVRDLTRAFSHYNKHNIQLKKNLKETTSFFREIRQNHSNICTGSAPYSPVELGQLSCISLPRHDEEYLQNVVSSTPYILILGQDCAARYRLLNCLLGEKLLPLGPEAGGACGEEGGACRRRKLCFTHGRQTRLSLALPGQYELVHQLAAHCGRWETVPREDLEIQECEDPAQRLAELEITLHHPLLQDVKIMVPPCRNVQPIEEVLEDCKHGILPIILYAVNKDTLSSEQVNDLQKVRETLSFPVCFIRIPSGPAEPETPEPSRSGETDRSALYNQLVSLDLISSSAGNCACGAPAQTPGGAGKMQSILGESLERLHRVLVPFTRQVLQNQQADAANRLNSVHCHSLDLFINQAFDMQRDLQITPRRLEYTREKEGELFSSLMAIANKKQEEMKEMIVETLASMKEQLLEDAANLEFQDIIMTSNGDPVSSKDIKVCINQIQDLIVNRLNQAVANKLTSSVDYLRESFVGTLERCLASLEKSTTESCVHNVTSNHLKQILNAAYNVEVTFRSGSSVTWLFWEQIKQIIHRITWVNPPSITPEWKRKVAQDAIESLSAPKLAKSICSQFRTRLNSSHEAFAASLRQLEEGHTGRLERTEDLWLRVRKDHAPRLARLSLESRSLRDIVLNGKPKLGRELGRGQYGVVYLCDNWGGHHPCALKSVVPPDDKHWNDLALEFHYTRSLPKHERLVNLHGSVIDHSYGDGSSTAVLLIMERLHRDLYTGLKAGLSLKERLLIALDVVEGIRFLHGQGLLHRDIKLKNVLLDRQNRAKITDLGFCKPEAMMSGSIVGTPIHMAPELFTGKYDNSVDVYAFGILFWYLCTGSVKLPEAFERCASKDQLWTNVKKGSRPERLPTFDEECWQLMEACWNGNPSQRPLLGIVQPSLQSIMDRLCDNSNQKSGQLDDSN